A segment of the Mycobacterium intracellulare ATCC 13950 genome:
ACAACGGCTTTGAGGCCGAGGCCAGCGGCTTCCCGCTCGATCAGCGCCGCCAGCTGCTCGTGCGTGGTGTCGCCGTACACGTCGGGCTCGCGCCGGCCGAGCCGGCCCAGGTTGGGACCGTTGATCACGTTCACCGTGGTGGTCATGATTGCGCCTCCGCGAGTCCGGCGTACGCCGCCGCCAACAGCGACGGGTCGGGCCCGGCCAGCCGGCCCGGTTTGGCCAGCCCGTCGAGGACGACGAACCGCAGCACCCCGGCGCGCGACTTCTTGTCCCCCGCCATGTATTCCAGCAACTGAGGCAACGCGTCGGCGTCGTAGCTGACCGGCAGGCCGAGCGCGGACAGGATGGTGCGGTGGCGCTGCGCGGTGGCGTCGTCGAGGCGCCCGGCGAGGCGGGCCAGTTCCGCGGCGAAGACCAGCCCCACCGATACCGCCGCGCCGTGCCGCCACTCGTAGCGCTCCCGGCGTTCGATCGCGTGCCCCAATGTGTGCCCGTAGTTGAGGATCTCGCGCAGCTCGGACTCCTTCTCGTCGGCGGCGACGACCTCCGCCTTGACCGCGATCGCGCGGCGGATCAGCTCCGCGAGCACCTCACCGGAAGGGTCCACGGCGGCTTTCGGGTCGGCCTCGATGAGGTCGAGGATCACCGGATCGGCGATGAAGCCCGCCTTGACGATTTCGGCCATCCCGGCGACGAGTTCGTTGTGCGGCAACGTTTGCAGCGTCGCCAGATCGACGAGGACCGCGCGCGGCTGGTGGAACGACCCGACCAGGTTCTTCCCCGCGTCGGTGTTGATGCCGGTCTTGCCGCCGACGGCCGCGTCGACCATGCCCAGCAGCGTCGTGGGCACGTGCACGATGTCGACGCCGCGCAACCAGGTGGCCGCCGCGAAACCGGCGACGTCGGTGGCCGCGCCGCCCCCGAGGCTGACCAACGCGTCCTTGCGCCCGATCCCGATGCGGCCCAACACTTCCCACAGGAAGCCCACGACCGGCAGATCCTTGCCGTCCTCGGCGTCCGGGATCTCGATGCGGTGGGCGTCAACGCCCTTGTCCGTCAACCGGCTTCGGATCAGCTCGGCGGTCTCGGCCAGGACCGGTTGGTGCACGATGGCCACCTTGTGCCGGTCGCAGAGCAGCTCCTCGAGCTCCGTCAGCAGGCCGGTGCCGATGATCACCGGGTACGGCGGGTCGACGGCCACCTCGATGGTGACCGGGTCATCATGTGCCCTCACGTGGCCGCCCCCGCCGGTGCCTGCAACCGCGAGACGATGTAGCGGACCACCGCGCCGGGGTTGCGGCGGTTGGTGTCGACGCGGATGGTCGCCGCCCGGCGATACAGCGGACTGCGTTCGGCCATCAGCGCGCGGTATTTGTCGGCGCGGTCGGGCCCGGCCAGCAGCGGGCGCACCGTGTTGCCGCCGGTGCGCCGGACGCCTTCGGTGGCGCTGATCTCCAGGTAGACGACGGTGTGGCCGGCGAGCGCCTCGCGGACGCCGGGGCTGGTGACGGCGCCGCCGCCCAACGACAGCACGCCGTCGTGGTCGGCCAGCGCGGCGCGCACCACGTCCTCTTCGATGCGCCGGAATTCCCGTTCGCCGTCGGTCGCGAAGATCTCGTCGATGCGCCGCCCGGTCCGCTGCTCGATCGCCGCGTCGGTGTCGAGGAAGCCGACGTCGAGCGCCTTGGCGAGCCGGCGCCCGATGGTGGACTTGCCCGACCCCGGCAACCCGATCAGGACCGCTTTGGGCGCCATCACGCCGTGCCCCGGGCGGCCGGCGATTCCCGCTCGGCGACCGCCCTGCGATAGGCCTCGACGTTGCGGCGGGTTTCGGCCAGCGAATCGCCGCCGAATTTCTGCAGTGCGGCGCGGGCCAGCACCAGCGCGACCATGGCCTCGACCACCACGCCGGCGGCGGGCACCGCGCACACGTCCGAGCGCTGGTGGATCGCGACGGCTTCGTCGCCGGTCGCCATGTCGACGGTGGCCAGCGCGCGCGGGACGGTGGAAATCGGCTTCATCGCCGCGCGCACGCGCAGCGGCTGGCCGTTGGTCATGCCGCCTTCGAGCCCGCCGGCGCGGTTGGTCGAGCGGACCACGCCGTCGGGGCCCGGGTACATCTCGTCGTGGGCACGGCTGCCGCGGCGGCGCGCGGTCTCGAATCCGTCGCCGATCTCGACGCCCTTGATCGCCTGGATGCCCATGACGGCGGCGGCGAGCTGGCTGTCGAGCCGGTTGTCGCCGCTGGTGAACGAGCCCAGCCCGACGGGCAGGCCCAGGGCGACCACCTCGACCACACCGCCGAGGGTGTCGCCGTCCTTCTTGGCCGCTTCGATCTCGGCGATCATCGCCTTTTCGGCTGCCTCGTCGTACGCGCGGACCGGGCTGGCGTCGATCGCGGCCAGGTCCCCCGGGCCCGGCGGCGGGCCCTCGTAGGGCGCCGACGGGCCGATCGCGATCACGTGCGAGAGCACCTCGACGCCCAGCGCCTGGCGCAGGAACGACCGGGCGACGGTCGCCGCGGCGACGCGGGCCGCGGTCTCCCGGGCGCTGGCCCGTTCCAGGACCGGCCGGGCGTCGTCGAAGCCGTACTTGAGCATGCCCGCGTAGTCGGCGTGGCCGGGCCGCGGCCGGGTCAGCGGGGCGTTGCGCGCGCTGTCGGCCAGCTCGCCGGGGTCGACCGGGTCGGGAGCCATCACGGTCTCCCACTTCGGCCATTCGGTATTGCCGATCTCGACGGCGATGGGCCCGCCCAGGGTGACGCCGTGGCGCACCCCGGACAGCACGCTCACCGCGTCCCGCTCGAACGCCATCCGGGCCCCGCGGCCGTAACCGAGCCGGCGGCGGGCCAACTGCTCCGAAATGTCCAGGGAGGTGACCTCCACGCCGGCGACCATGCCTTCGAGCACGGCCACCAGCGCACGGCCATGCGACTCCCCGGCGGTGATCCAACGCAACACGCGTCCCATCTTCCCATGGCGGCTTCCGAAAGCCGATTCGCGCAGCCCGCGGCCGCGGGGAACCGATGCGGGGACTTTCATCCGCCCTGATTCCAGGGGTGACCACGCGATTCGGTCGGCGGCCGGGCCGGGCCGCCGCGGTCGTGTGCCAGCATCTTGTCTGGTGGGTCAATTTCTTTGGTACATACCGAATACCGTCGAGCCCGGCCATCGCGGCGACGACACCGTCGACGGCTGGGGAAGCCTCGACTATTCCGTCGAACTGGCGCAGCGCGCCGAGCAACACGGCTGGGACGGCGCGCTGATCGGCACCGGCTGGGGACGTCCGGACACCTTCACGGTCGCGACCGCAATCGCCGCGCGCACCAACCACTTCGCGCCGCTGGTGGCGGTCCGTCCCGGGTATTGGCATCCGGCGCATTTCGCCAGCGCGGCGGCCACCCTCGACCGGCTCAACGACGGCCGGCTGCTGGTCAACATCGTCAGCGGCGCCGACGATCCGGCCGCCTACGGCGACGCCGAGGTCGACAAGTCACGCCGCTACGACCGCACGCGCGAATTCATCCGGTTGCTGCGCCGGTTGTGGCGCGAGGACGACGTCACCCACCGCGGCGAGTTCTACACCGTCGAACACTCGAGCCTGCAGCCGCGCCCGCTCGGCGCGGCCGAGGGCCGGCACCCGACGCTGTACTTCGGTGGGGCATCGGCGGCCGCCGAGCAGGTCGCCGCGACCGACGCCGACGTCCAACTGTTCTGGGGGGAGCCGCTGGACGGGATCGCCGAACGCATCGACCGGCTGAAGTCGTTGTCCGCCAAGCTCGGTCGCGAGCACGCGCCGCTGGAATTCGGTCTCCGGGTCACCACGCTGGTGCGCGACACCTCCGAGCAGGCCTGGCGCGACGCCGAGGCCAAGGTCGCCACCCTGGCCGGAACGCCCACCATGCAGCTGCTGCACGACCCGAAGGGATCCGCGGGCCAGCGGCGGCTGTCCGACCTCGCCGCGCGCGGTGAGGTGCTCGATTCCTGTCTGTATACGACGCCGAGCAAGTACGGCGGGGAAGGCGCCGGGACGACGTGGCTGGTCGGGTCGGCCGCCGAAGTCGCCGCCGCGCTGCGCAAGTACGCCGACCTGGGGGTCAGCCATTTCGTGTTGTCGGACACCCCGTACAAGTCGGAGACGGTCCGGCTCGGCGACGAGCTGTTGCCGCTGCTGCGCCCCGCCGTCGTCGGCAACTGAAGGCGTCAGAGCAGCGACAGGCCGATGCCCGCCGCGCTGGCCAGACACATCGACGGCCCGTGCGGCACCGTGCGGCCGCCCCGAGCGCCGCCGCGAATCCGGGCGACCATCCCGACCAGCACGGTCAGCAGCGGGGCACCGAACGCCGCCAGGAACCACACGCCGGCGCCGCCACAACCGGTCAGCGCGCCCACGCCGATGGCCAGCTTGACGTCGCCGGCCCCCATCCCGCCCGGCGCCACCCAGTGGACCAGCAGATAGATCGCGGTCAACGCCGCGGCCCCGGCCAGCGCCGACCAGCCACGCCCGGCCACCCCCGCCCCCGCCAGGATCGCCGCGGCGCCGGTCAGGGTCAGCGCGTTGGGCAAGCGCCGTTGGTGGATGTCGTAGCAGCCCAACGCCGCCAACCAGGCCAGCACCAGGCACCCCGCCGCAATCCGCATGCGCGGCAGGCTAATCCGATGCCTCCAGGGCGCAAGCCATGGCCTCGCGGGGCGCCGGCAGCCCAGTGAACTGTTCGACCTGCGCGAAGGCCTGGTGCAGCAGCATCTGCACGCCGCTGATCACCCGGCCCCCCGCGGCGCTCACCGCGGCGGCCAGCGGCGTCGGCCACGGGTCGTAGACGGCGTCGAGCAGCACACCGATGCCGGCGAACGTGCCGGCGTAGCGGGCGGCCACGTCCGCGGGAATGGTGCTGACCAGCACGTCGGCGGAAGCGACCTCGTCGGCCAGCCCGCCGCCGTCGAGGTCGCAGAACCGCGTCGCGACGCCCATCGCGTGTCCCAGCTCCACCAGCCGGGCCGCCTTGCCGGGATTGCGGGCCACGACGGTGATGCCGCCGACGCCCAGTTGCGCCAGGCCGGCGACGGCCGCCGGCGCGGTGCCGCCCGATCCACAGACCAGCGCCCATCCAGAGGCCGTCGACCCGAGCGCACCCGCCACCCCGTCGATGTCGGTGTTGTCGGCCCGCCAGCCCGCCGGGGTGCGCACCAGGGTGTTGGCCGACCCCACCCGCTCGGCACGCTCGGTGCGCTCGTCGGCGAACGCCAGGGCGGCGAACTTGCCCGGCATGGTCACCGACACCCCGACCCATTCGGGGCCGAGCCCGCCGACCACCCCGGGCAGCTGGTCGGCGTCGCATTCGATGCGGTCGTAGGTCCAGCCGGTCAGGCCCAGCGCGCGGTAGGCCGCCAGGTGCAGCTGCGGGGATTTCGAGTGGGCGATGGGTTTGCCGAGCACCGCCGCCTTCCGGGGTGCGCCGCTGGCTTGACCGAGCGGCGACCCGCTGCGCCCGGCTTCGCCGCGCTTGCGATCGCCGTCAGCGGGCGGAATCGAGGACACCGTTGTGCTTAGCCAGCTCGATGTTGGCCAGGTGCTGCTGATAATCCTTGGTGAACAGCGTCGTCCCCTGGCCGTCGATGGTGACGAAGTACAACCAGTCGCCGGGTTCGGGGTGCTCGGCGGCGTTGAGCGCGTCGACACCGGGCGAACAGATCGCGGTGGCCGGCAGGCCCTGGGACACGTAGGTGTTCCACGGCGTCTTCTGGGCCCGGTCGCCGTCGGTGGTGGCCACCTCCCGGCGGTCCAGCGGGTAGTTGACGGTCGAGTCGAACTCCAGCGTGTGGTGGGCGTGCAGCCGGTTGTAGATGACGCGGGCAACCTTCGCGAAGTCCTGCGACCTGGCCTCCTGCTGCACCAGCGACGCCACCACCAGGATGTCGTAGGGCGACAGGCCCATGGCCTGGGCGGTGTCGACCAGCCCGGACTTCATGTACTCCACCGCCCCGGCGCCGATCAGGTTCGACAGGATGGTCTCGGGCGGCGCGGACGGATCGACGTTGAAGGTCCCCGGCGCGATCAGCCCCTCGATGCGGCGGTGGTCCTTGCCGAGCTCACCGACGGGTTCGGTGGCCCAGGGCGGCACCGCCAACGCCAAGGGAGAACTGTTGGTGGCGGCCGCGCGCAGGTCCTCCACGGAGACGCACCGCTTACTCCCGTCGAAATCCACGCAGGTGGCCCGCGAGATCAGGGTGAAGATGCCGGGGTTGACCACGTTGGTCTTCATGTCGGTGGTGTCGTCGAGCTGCCGGCCCTCCGGGATGACCAGCCGGCCCACCCGGCTGTCGGGGTCGGCTAGCCGCGTGACGGCGTTGGCGGCCGGGATCTCGGTGCGCATCCGGTAGAAACCGGGCTGGATCGAGGAGATCTTGCTGTTGCCGTGCGCGGCGTTGACGAACGCGCGGACGGTCTTGATCACGTGCTCGTTCTGCAGCGTCTCCCCGACCATGGTGGTCGAGTCGCCGTCCTTGATCTGAATCACGATGTCGCGCTTGCCGTTTCCGGTGTAGTCGTCACCGGGACCGAACACGGCGTGCCACAGCTTGCCGCCGGCGAAAACACCCGCCACCACGATGACCGCCACCAGCGCCAGCGCGGTGCGCAGGGCGGTGCGCCGGCGCCGGCGGCCCCGCTCCGCCCGATTGCGGGCGGTGCGGCTCGACCTGCGCCGGGGCGGACCCACGGCCTCGGGTTCGGCGCGTTCACGCCGTGCGCTGTCAACCATCGGCACGCTCCCCGGGCCCGGTCAGGGTCGCGCGGCGCTGATCCAGCCAACTCTGCAGGATGGCCACCGCCGCCGCCTGGTCGATCACCGCACGCTGCTCTTTGGCCCGCACCCCGGCCGCGCGCAGCGATCGCTGCGCGCTCACCGTGGTCAGTCGCTCGTCGGCCAGCCGCACCGGCGTGGGTGCGACGCGGTCGGCCAGCGCGTCCGCCAGCTCGATCGCGTCGATCGCCGAGGGACCGGTGCGGTCGGCCAGCGTGCGCGGCAGCCCGACGACCACCTCGACGGCCTCGAGTTCGGCGGCCAGCGCCGCCAGGCGGCGCAGGTGTTTGCCGGAGCGGTCGCGGCGCACGGTTTCCACCGGGGTGGCCAGGATGGCGTCGGGGTCGCTGCAGGCCACGCCGATGCGGACGCTGCCCACGTCGACGCCGAGCCGCCGGCCCCGCCCGGGGTCCTGGTCAGGATCGCCGGGCCGGTCGGGCGCGCGGTGCTGTGCGGAAACCACTCAACCGACCCGCGCTATCGCGGTGATCTCCGAGCGGATTGCGGCGAGGGCGGCGTCGATGCCGGTCGGGTCCTTGCCGGAGCCCTGCGCCAGGTCGGCCTTTCCGCCGCCGCGGCCGTCGACCGCCGCGGCCAGCTTCTTGACCAGGTCGTTGGCGCGAAGCCCGAGGTCCTGGGCGGCCGGATTGGCCGCGACCGCATACGGCACGCTTCCGCCCTCGCCGTCGGCGATCAGCGCGACCACCGCGGGATCGCCGCCCAGCTTGCCGCGGATGTCACCGACCAGGGAGCGCAGATCGCCCGCCGTCATCCCGCCGGTCATCCGTTGCGCCACCACCCGGACGTTACCGATGCGCTCCGCGCCGGCCGCGGCGTCGGTGGCGGCGGCCTTCGCGCCGGCCAACCGGGCGCGTTCGAGCTCCTTCTCCGCCGCCTTGAGCCGCTCCACCAGGTTGGCCACCCGGGCGGGCACCTCGTCGGACGGCACCTTGAGCGACGACGCCAGCCCGGCCATCAGCGCGCGTTCCTTGGCCAGGTGCCGGAAGGACTCCAGCCCGACGTAGGCCTCGACCCGGCGCACCCCGGAGCCGACCGAGGATTCGCCCAGGATCGTGACCGGCCCGATCTGCGCGGAGTTGTGCACGTGGGTCCCGCCGCACAGCTCCAGCGAGAAGGGCCCGCCGATCTCCACCACCCGCACCTCGTCGGGATAGCGTTCGCCGAACATCGCGATCGCCCCCATGGCCTTGGCCTTTTCGAGTTGCTCGGTGAACGTGTGCACCTCGAAGTCGGCCTGCACGGCCTGGTTGGTCACCTCTTCGATCTGGGTGCGCTGTTCGTCGGACAGGGCGCCCTGCCAGTTGAAGTCGAAGCGCAGGTAGCCCGGCCGGTTCAGCGATCCGGCCTGAACGGCGTTGGGGCCCAACACTTGTCGCAGCGCCGCGTGCACCATGTGGGTTCCCGAGTGGCCCTGGGTGGCGCCCCGCCGCCATTGCGGGTCGACGGCCGCGATGACGGTGTCGCCCTCCACGAATTCCCCGGACTCGACGTTGACCCGGTGCACCCACAGGGTTTTGGCGATCTTCTGCACGTCGGTGACCGCGGCGCGGGCGCTCCCGCTGGCGCCCGTCCCGCTGATGGTGCCCTCGTCGGCGATCTGGCCGCCGGCCTCGGCGTAGAGCGGGGTGCGGTCCAGCACGAGTTCGACGCGGTCGACCCCCTCGGTGCCGTGCGTGACCACCGGCACCCGCTTGCCGTCGACGAAGATTCCCAAAAGCTTTGCCTCGGACGTCAATTCGTCGAAGCCGGTGAATTCGGTGGGGCCGGCGTCGACCAGTTCGCGGTACGCGCTCAGGTCCGCGTGCGCGTGCTTGCGGGCGGCGGCGTCGGCCTTGGCGCGGCGGCGCTGTTCGGCCATCAGCTCCCGGAACCCGACCTCGTCCACCTGCAGGCCGGCCTCGGACGCCATCTCCAGCGTGAGCTCGATCGGGAACCCGTAGGTGTCGTGCAGGGTGAAGGCGTCCGATCCCGAAATCGCCTTCGCGCCTGAGGCTTTGGTGGTGCCGGCGACCTCGTCGAACAGTTTCGATCCCGCCGCCAGCGTGCGGTTGAACGCGGTCTCCTCGGCGACGGCGATGCGCCTGATCCGGTCGAAATCGGCGACGAGTTCGGGATACGACGGGCCCATCGCGTCGCGCACGGTGGCCATCAGGTCGCCGACGATGGGGCCCTCGATGTCGAGCAGCTTGGCCGAGCGGATCACCCGGCGCAGCAGCCGGCGCAGCACATAGCCGCGGCCGTCGTTGCCCGGCGTGACACCGTCGCCGATCAGGATGGCCGCGGTGCGGCTGTGGTCGGCGATGACCCGGTAGCGCACGTCGTCGTCGTGGTTGCCTTCTGGACCTGACAAGCCGTATCCGCGCGGGGCCCGCGCGGCCACGGCGTCGATGACCGGGCGCAACAGGTCGGTCTCGTAGACGTTGTGCACGCCCTGCAGGATGAACGCGACCCGCTCCACACCCATGCCGGTGTCAATGTTCTTGCGGGGCAACGGCCCGAGGATCTCGAAGTCCTCCTTGCCGGTCCCCTCCCCGCGCTCGTTCTGCATGAACACGAGGTTCCAGATCTCGATGTAGCGGTCCTCGTTGGCGATCGGGCCGCCCTCGACCCCGAATTCGGGTCCCCGGTCGTAATAGATCTCCGAGGACGGGCCGCACGGCCCGGGGATGCCCATCGACCAGTAGTTGTCGGCCATGCCGCGGCGCTGGATGCGCTCGTCGGGCAGCCCGGCGATCTCCTTCCACAGCTGCACGGCCTCGTCGTCGTCGAAATAGACCGTCGCCCAGATGCGTTCGGGATCCAGGCCGTAGCCGCCCTGCTCGACGCTGTTGGTCAGCAGGGTCCACGCCAGTTCGATGGCGCGGCGCTTGAAGTAGTCGCCGAACGAGAAATTCCCGGCCATCTGGAAGAACGTGTTGTGCCGGGTGGTGATCCCGACCTCGTCGATGTCGGGGGTGCGGATGCACTTCTGGATGCTGGTGGCGGTCGGGTACTCCGGTGTGCGCGCGCCCAGGAAGTAGGGCACGAACTGGACCATGCCCGCGTTGACGAACAGCAGGTTGGGGTCGTCGAGGATCACCGATGCGCTCGGCACCTCGGTGTGGCCCGCCTTCACGAAATGATCAAGAAACCGTTTCCTGATCTCGTGTGTCTGCACTTTTTCAGTCCGCTTCTTTCTCTTACTTCGACGTCTTGTTCCCAGCCTATTCGCCGGGGTATGGGAAGCCCGTCTAACGACGCATTTCGACCGCTCACAGTACCTGCTCGGTGGCGTCGGCTATCGGGCCGCTAACCCTCCAAAAAGCTCAGCCGGACCGAGCGTTGCGGGTTGTCGCGGTTCAGGTCGACCAGCACGATGCTCTGCCAGGTGCCCAGCATCGGCTCCCCGCCGGAGACCGGAACCGTCACCGACGGCGCGACGAGCGCGGGCATCACGTGGTCGGCGCCGTGCCCCTCGGAGCCGTGCGCGTGCCGGTAACGGTCGTCGCGCGGCAGCAGCCGTTCCAGCGTGTCGACCAGGTCGTCGTCGGAGCCGGCGCCCGTCTCGATGATGGCCACCCCCGCCGTGGCGTGCGGGATGAACACGTTGCACAGACCGTCCCCGCGCGACCAGCAGAAGCCGCGCACCGCCTCGGTGAGGTCGACGATGCGGCGGCGGGAGGTGTCCACGTCCAGCACATCGGTATGCATCCGAACCAGCCTACGGCGCGCGCGTCGCGACCAGCCAATCGTTTGTGAGCGCGACCACATTTGGGCATTGCGGCGCGTAACCCGCAGGAGGAAGGTGGTTCATGACCGGTGGCGCCACCGGGGCGCTGCCCCGAACAAAGAGGGGGTGGATCGTGTACGCACGCTCTACCACAATTCAGGCGCAACCCTCGTCGATCGACGCCGGGATAGCGCATGTTCGCGATGAGGTCATGCCCGCGCTGCAAGGCATGCCGGGCTGCATCGGAGTATCCCTTTTGGTCGACCGTCGCTCCGGCCGGTGCATCGCCACCAGCGCCTGGGAGAGCGACGAAGCCATGCGCGCCAGCGGTGAAGCCGTGACCGGAATCCGCGATCGGGCGGCGGAAATGTTCGGGGGCACGACGGACGTCGAGCAGTGGGAGATCGCGGTGCTGCATCGCGACCACCACGCGCCCGACGGTGCGGGCGTGCGTGCGACGTGGGTCATGGTGCCGCCGGAGACCATGGACCAAGGCATCGAGTACTACAAGTCGTCCGTCCTGCCCCAGCTCGAGGGCCTCGACGGGTTCTGCAGTGCGAGCCTGCTGATCGACCGCGCCTCCGGGCGTGGCGTGTCCTCGGCGACGTTCGACAGCATCGACGCGATGGAGCGGAACAGGGAGCAGGCAACCGCGCTGAAGAGCTCCTCGATGCAAGAGGCGCGCGCCGAGGAACTCGATGAATGCGAGTTCGAGCTGGCGCTGGCGCACCTGCGGGTGCCCGAGCTGGTCTGATCGAGAGGGGCGGTGGACCGGCCGAACCAGGCATTCGGCCGGTCGCCGATCCGCGTCCCGAAAGCATTGCGGCGAGTTGCCGGCAGGAGGAAGGTAACTGGTGGGACCGGTGGCGCCACCGGGGTGCCGCCCCGACAGAGAAGGGGTCGACCGTGTACGCACGCTCTACCACCATCCAGGCGCAACCCCTTTCGGTCGACATCGGAATTGCGCATGTTCGCGACGTCGTCATGCCCGCCCTCAAGGAGATCGACGGGTGGTTGGGGTTGTCGCTGTTGGTCGACCGGCAGTCCGGCACCTGCATCGCCACCAGTTCGTGGGAGACGGTGGAGGCCATGCGCGGCAGCGCCGAGCGGGTCGCGCCCATCCGTGACCGGGCCGCGCTGATGTTCGACGGCAGCGCGCGGGTGGAGGAATGGGACATCGCCCTGCTGCACCGCGACCACCCCTCCCGCCAGGGCGCGTGCGTGCGCGCCACCTGGCTCAAGGTGGTGCCGGACCAGCTGAGCAGATCCCTGGACTTCTACCGGATGGCGGTGCTACCCGAGATGGAGAACCTGGACGGGTTCTGCAGCGCCAGCCTGCTGGTCGACCACCCCAGCTGCCGCCGGGCGGTGACCTGCTCGACGTTCGACTCGATGGACGCGATGGCCCGCAACCGCGACCGCGCCACCGAGCTGCGCAGCCGGCGGGTGCGCGAACTGGGGGCCGAGGTGATCGACGTCGGGGAATTCGAGCTGGCGATCGCCCACCTTCGGGTGCCCGAGCTGGTCTGAGAGCGCACGCGGGTCAGGGCAGCGCGTCGCCGGGGAATCCGCGGCAGGCGTGCACCTGGTAGACGAACACCCCCGCCGCCACCCCCGGGTCGTCGGCCATGATGGCAGCGGTCTCGTCGACGGTCGCGGCGAAAACGCCGATGCCGCAGACGTCGGACTCGTCGGTGACCGGCAGCACCACCGCGAGCACGCCGTCGTCACGCAGTCCGAAGTTGCGCCGGCCGTGCTCCCAGATGATCTGCGCCGACGACTCGTCCCCGAACCTCGGGCCGCGCTTGAGGATGACGACGCTGTATTGCTTGGCGGTGGGCAGCAGTTGGCCCATCTCCTCGTCGCTGA
Coding sequences within it:
- the alaS gene encoding alanine--tRNA ligase, coding for MQTHEIRKRFLDHFVKAGHTEVPSASVILDDPNLLFVNAGMVQFVPYFLGARTPEYPTATSIQKCIRTPDIDEVGITTRHNTFFQMAGNFSFGDYFKRRAIELAWTLLTNSVEQGGYGLDPERIWATVYFDDDEAVQLWKEIAGLPDERIQRRGMADNYWSMGIPGPCGPSSEIYYDRGPEFGVEGGPIANEDRYIEIWNLVFMQNERGEGTGKEDFEILGPLPRKNIDTGMGVERVAFILQGVHNVYETDLLRPVIDAVAARAPRGYGLSGPEGNHDDDVRYRVIADHSRTAAILIGDGVTPGNDGRGYVLRRLLRRVIRSAKLLDIEGPIVGDLMATVRDAMGPSYPELVADFDRIRRIAVAEETAFNRTLAAGSKLFDEVAGTTKASGAKAISGSDAFTLHDTYGFPIELTLEMASEAGLQVDEVGFRELMAEQRRRAKADAAARKHAHADLSAYRELVDAGPTEFTGFDELTSEAKLLGIFVDGKRVPVVTHGTEGVDRVELVLDRTPLYAEAGGQIADEGTISGTGASGSARAAVTDVQKIAKTLWVHRVNVESGEFVEGDTVIAAVDPQWRRGATQGHSGTHMVHAALRQVLGPNAVQAGSLNRPGYLRFDFNWQGALSDEQRTQIEEVTNQAVQADFEVHTFTEQLEKAKAMGAIAMFGERYPDEVRVVEIGGPFSLELCGGTHVHNSAQIGPVTILGESSVGSGVRRVEAYVGLESFRHLAKERALMAGLASSLKVPSDEVPARVANLVERLKAAEKELERARLAGAKAAATDAAAGAERIGNVRVVAQRMTGGMTAGDLRSLVGDIRGKLGGDPAVVALIADGEGGSVPYAVAANPAAQDLGLRANDLVKKLAAAVDGRGGGKADLAQGSGKDPTGIDAALAAIRSEITAIARVG
- a CDS encoding secondary thiamine-phosphate synthase enzyme YjbQ is translated as MLDVDTSRRRIVDLTEAVRGFCWSRGDGLCNVFIPHATAGVAIIETGAGSDDDLVDTLERLLPRDDRYRHAHGSEGHGADHVMPALVAPSVTVPVSGGEPMLGTWQSIVLVDLNRDNPQRSVRLSFLEG
- a CDS encoding putative quinol monooxygenase; this translates as MYARSTTIQAQPSSIDAGIAHVRDEVMPALQGMPGCIGVSLLVDRRSGRCIATSAWESDEAMRASGEAVTGIRDRAAEMFGGTTDVEQWEIAVLHRDHHAPDGAGVRATWVMVPPETMDQGIEYYKSSVLPQLEGLDGFCSASLLIDRASGRGVSSATFDSIDAMERNREQATALKSSSMQEARAEELDECEFELALAHLRVPELV